One window of the Cherax quadricarinatus isolate ZL_2023a chromosome 1, ASM3850222v1, whole genome shotgun sequence genome contains the following:
- the ICA69 gene encoding islet cell autoantigen 1 isoform X2, protein MAQEENALGRFLKEYGKQDRSRAGKMMTAVGKSLSYTAQQRVALRNPLVRLFQEVDTFHTRAVEDTACTVAEMEKIRTEYRGALMWMKNISQDFNPDQYHQLEKFREVQGTVKQKKAKFDRIKLKSLQKIDLLAASRCNMFSHALIVYQNNLITFSDKISKTLNSVANNFKGYQPYDFQVIKELAEPPRKLSDDAKEEKEEDGEKLEGDEETFFHAEYHDDPDNKSIRSQERQSGNKTKKASTDQNKSDSMVNLLDCSDENKIEALSSLKQTENKSLAQFDNSSQIMDFLTNNPEVPDTEKDTQQMLKELFDSPIHQPLPVFGSDLGAGTSPVSAAAQNSSVTQGLEDLDTDPFSMLQNQSNQQPQNMFLPSQLLDFGMKGWESQTVQQATTSTLQPQPLTSSANKTSPTSSWAHQKCSPNITSNSSNQNLKQEIQKLDWYRVFQDIDPLGDPASAIFNQVTEDDKKC, encoded by the coding sequence ATGGCTCAAGAAGAAAATGCATTGGGTCGTTTCTTAAAAGAGTATGGGAAGCAGGACAGAAGTCGAGCTGGGAAAATGATGACCGCTGTTGGAAAAAGCTTAAGTTACACTGCTCAGCAGCGAGTGGCTCTCCGAAATCCCCTAGTGAGGCTGTTTCAGGAGGTTGATACTTTCCATACCCGTGCAGTTGAGGACACTGCATGTACTGTTGCAGAGATGGAAAAAATTAGAACTGAATACCGGGGTGCACTAATGTGGATGAAAAACATCTCTCAAGATTTTAATCCAGATCAGTATCAtcagttggaaaaatttagagaAGTTCAAGGAACAGTGAAGCAGAAAAAAGCCAAGTTTGATCGCATCAAGCTAAAGAGTTTGCAGAAGATTGACCTTCTCGCAGCTTCTAGGTGCAATATGTTTTCTCATGCCCTTATAGTTTACCAAAATAACCTCATCACATTCTCAGACAAAATTTCTAAAACTCTTAACAGTGTGGCTAATAACTTCAAAGGTTATCAACCTTATGATTTTCAAGTTATTAAGGAACTTGCAGAACCACCTAGGAAACTAAGTGATGATGcaaaggaggagaaagaggaggatggAGAGAAACTAGAAGGGGATGAAGAAACATTTTTTCATGCTGAATATCATGATGATCCtgataataaaagtattagaagtCAAGAGAGACAATCAGGTAATAAAACTAAAAAagcaagtactgatcagaataAATCAGACAGTATGGTAAATCTCCTTGACTGCAGCGATGAGAATAAGATTGAGGCATTATCATCATTAAAACAAACAGAGAATAAATCACTCGCACAATTTGACAACAGTTCTCAGATAATGGACTTTTTGACAAATAATCCTGAAGTGCCTGATACAGAAAAAGATACACAACAGATGCTGAAGGAATTATTCGATAGCCCTATCCATCAGCCACTTCCGGTATTTGGCAGTGACTTAGGTGCTGGCACATCACCAGTTAGCGCTGCAGCCCAGAACTCCAGTGTCACTCAGGGTCTTGAGGATTTAGACACTGATCCCTTTTCTATGTTACAGAATCAATCAAACCAACAGCCACAAAACATGTTCCTTCCATCCCAACTATTAGATTTTGGTATGAAAGGTTGGGAATCCCAGACAGTGCAACAAGCCACAACATCAACTCTTCAACCACAACCCCTTACCTCATCTGCTAACAAAACCTCACCAACAAGTTCTTGGGCACACCAAAAATGTTCCCCTAATATTACAAGCAACTCATCTAACCAAAATTTAAAACAAGAAATTCAAAAGTTGGATTGGTACAGAGTATTCCAAGACATTGATCCACTGGGTGATCCAGCAAGTGCCATATTCAACCAAGTGACGGAGGATGATAAAAAGTGTTAA